CCCCGGATAGCATAATTGTACTCTGCCAGCTTATACTTAAGCCTGATCTCATCCGGCAAAGTCTCCTTCGTCAGATCCAGCTCCATAAGCGCCTGTTGCACCGCCTTCATCACGGCATTGTTGGACAGCCCGGCAGTCAGGGCATAGACCGGCTGCAGTGTGTGAAGCTTCTCTTCATACTTTGCGCTTGGGTAAAAAATCTCCGGATGTTCCATGACAATACCACTTTTTCGGTTTACGATCCTGCCTCTTAGCGTTATGACGCCGCCCTTTGCAAGTGTATTGCGCAAAAACGGCATCCGAAACCAGATAACCTTCAAAGTGCCGGTGATATCTTTTACATAGATCGTGGTCACCTGCATATTCCGGGTGCCGGACACCTGCACCCTTCCGAAGATCGCTCCCGTCACGGTCACAACGCTGCCTTCTTCCGCCTCACTGATCGGTACCGGGTCGTCATAGACGTCATATCCCCGCGGATAATAGCGGACCAGGTCTCCGACCGTGGCGATTCCAAGCCTTCCAAACAGCTTTTCTGTCTTATCCCCGATTCCCTTTAATTCTTTTATTCTCGTCAATTCAATCATAATTTCAACCTTTGCACAAACCATCAGAATACAAAAGAGACAGACCTCTGCATATCACAGGGAGTCTGTCCCCTTTTCTCTTTCTTATTCCACAGCCAGCACGTAATAATAGATAGGCTGTCCGCCGTAATGCGCATCCACATCCACATCAGGATACAGCGCCTCGATCTCGGCGGTAAAACGCTCCGCGTCGTCTTTCTTTACTTCCTCGCCGTAGTACAGGCTGATAAGCTCAGAATCTTCATCCACCAGATTGATGAGCATTTCACGGGTAGTCGCCTCTACATCCTGTCCTACTGCCAGAATGCCTTTGTCCCCGATTCCCATAATGTCGCCCTCGTGGATCTCCTTATCATCAATATGCGTATCCCGCACAGCATACGTCACTTGGCCGGACTTAACATTCTTGATCTCCTCGAGCATCGTCTCTTCATTGACAGCCGCATCCGCCTCAGGCATAAAATTGATCACAGCGGTAATGCCCTGCGGTACCGTCTTCGTCGGAATGACGATAATGTCTTTATCCTCTACAAGCGCTTTTGCCTGGTTCGCGGCAAGCACGATATTTTTATTGTTCGGCAGTATAAATACCGTATCTGCATTCACCTGTTCGATGGCATTGAGCATATCCTCCGTACTCGGATTCATTGTCTGTCCGCCTTCGATAATATAGTCAACACCAAGCTCCGTGAAGATCTCATTCAGCCCTTCTCCGATGGAAACAGCGATAAAGCCCATCGCCTTCCTCGGCTCGGAAGGTTTCTTCGTCTCCTCCGCCTTCTGCTGCGCGGCAAGCTTCTGCGCATCCCGGATCAGCTTCTCCTGATGTTCCTCTCTCATATTGTCTATCTTCATCCGCGAAAGCTGCCCGTACGTCAGCGCGCGCTGAATGGCAAGACCCGGATCATTTGTATGCACATGGACCTTCACAACGTCGTCGTCAGCCACACATACGATCGAATCACCGATGGACGACAGATACGATTTAAATCCCGTCTCATCGTCATCTGTAAACTCTTTTTCCGTCAGAATAATAAATTCCGTGCAGTAACCGAACTTGATATCTCCGCTCTCCTGAGTGACCTTCGGCGCCGCCGCTGCCACTTTGGCCGGCTCTATGGCACTGTAATCGATCTCTTTTCCCTGGAACGCGTCGTAGGCTCCTCTGATCACTTCCAGAAGTCCCTGCCCGCCGGAATCCACAACCCCGGCTTCTTTCAGTACCGGAAGCATATCCGGCGTCTTCTCCAGCACTTCTTCCGCATGCTTGATCACTGCCGGTATAAACAGTTCCAGATCGTCGGTCTCCTCCGCCATCTCTGCCGCTTTATCGGCAATGCCGCTTGCCACCGTGAGGATCGTTCCCTCTTTTGGCTTCATGACCGCCTTATACGCAGTATCTCTCGCTCTGGCACATGCCGCGGCAAGTCCGAGCGTATCTATCTCTTTCTCCTCACGGATAGACTTTGTAAACCCGCGCAGAAGCTGTGACAGAATGACACCCGAATTACCTCTCGCCCCGCGCAGAGAGCCGGACGAGATCGCTTTTGCAAGATCTGCCATATCCGGTTTGTCAAGCGCCGTCACTTCCCTGGCCGCAGACATGATCGTGAGAGACATGTTTGTCCCGGTATCTCCGTCAGGTACCGGAAATACGTTTAATTCATTGATATATTCCTTCTTAGCCTCAATATTCTGCGCACCGGCCAGAAACATCCTGGCAAGCATATCCACATTAATAGTTTTTGTAGCCACTTCTTATGTTCCTCCTTAACTAATCGATGACTCTGACGCCTTCAATGTAGATATTGATCGTATCTACCGGCATTCCGGAAAATTCTTCCACTTTATACTTCACATTACTGATGAGATTCTCCGTAACGGCTGAAATACTGACACCATAAGCGACAACGATATGGAAGTTCAGAGTAATATGGTTGTCTTCTGAAATGCTCACCTGTATTCCGTGGGTAAGACTTTCCTTCTTCAGAAGATGAACAAAACCATCCTTCATATTTACAGCAGCCATCCCGACAATTCCAAAACATTCCACAGCCACAGTCCCCGCATACTTGGCGATCACTTCAGGGTCGAT
This is a stretch of genomic DNA from [Clostridium] hylemonae DSM 15053. It encodes these proteins:
- a CDS encoding DAK2 domain-containing protein, whose product is MATKTINVDMLARMFLAGAQNIEAKKEYINELNVFPVPDGDTGTNMSLTIMSAAREVTALDKPDMADLAKAISSGSLRGARGNSGVILSQLLRGFTKSIREEKEIDTLGLAAACARARDTAYKAVMKPKEGTILTVASGIADKAAEMAEETDDLELFIPAVIKHAEEVLEKTPDMLPVLKEAGVVDSGGQGLLEVIRGAYDAFQGKEIDYSAIEPAKVAAAAPKVTQESGDIKFGYCTEFIILTEKEFTDDDETGFKSYLSSIGDSIVCVADDDVVKVHVHTNDPGLAIQRALTYGQLSRMKIDNMREEHQEKLIRDAQKLAAQQKAEETKKPSEPRKAMGFIAVSIGEGLNEIFTELGVDYIIEGGQTMNPSTEDMLNAIEQVNADTVFILPNNKNIVLAANQAKALVEDKDIIVIPTKTVPQGITAVINFMPEADAAVNEETMLEEIKNVKSGQVTYAVRDTHIDDKEIHEGDIMGIGDKGILAVGQDVEATTREMLINLVDEDSELISLYYGEEVKKDDAERFTAEIEALYPDVDVDAHYGGQPIYYYVLAVE
- a CDS encoding Asp23/Gls24 family envelope stress response protein, with product MKGCMSTDLGIITIDPEVIAKYAGTVAVECFGIVGMAAVNMKDGFVHLLKKESLTHGIQVSISEDNHITLNFHIVVAYGVSISAVTENLISNVKYKVEEFSGMPVDTINIYIEGVRVID